The DNA window AGGAAACCACCGTCAACATATATGTCCGCCCTATCAGCGAGCTCTACATACTCGTTGACCTTGACCTCATGAAGATCGTTGAGTACCATGACAGAGCCACTCGCCCTGTTCCCACCGCCGACAACACCGATTATCGCTTCTCTAACCAGCAACCACCCTTCGGTCCCAAGCAACACAGCCTTGCCTCCCATCAACCTCAAGGTCCTGGCTTCCAGATCAAGGGTCACTCTATTAGGTATTCATTTTCTCATTACATATTGCACTCTAAACCTAACTAATAGTCATCAACATATTAATGGATTCTCTAATATGAATTCTCAGCTGGGCGAACTGGAAGTTCCACATAGGATTTGATTCACGTGCAGGAGTAGTGTTATCGCTGGCATCGATCTACGATTTAGAGAAGCACAAGTCAAGGAGAGTGATGTACAGAGGGTTCATCTCAGAGCTGTTTGTGCCCTACCAAGACCCATCGGAGGATTGGTACTTCAAGACATTCTTCGACGCCGGCGAGTTTGGGTTCGGACTGTCAACAGTGTCCATGCAGCCCAACCGTGACTGCCCTTCTCATGCTCAGTTCTTGGATGTGTTCGTCCACACAAATGACGGCAGCCCAAGCTTGTTGAAGAACGCTATCTGTGTTTTTGAACAATACGGCGACATCATGTGGCGTCACACTGAAACTGGCATCCCTAATGAAACAGtatgtaatttaattaaattttgtatgATAACCGTGCAAGCTTGGGCGGCTGTTAATTAATATCTATAGGAaattaattaactttaaaaacTTTTGTGTTGAACATCAGATCCTAGAATCCAGGAGTGAGGTGAACTTGATTGTAAGAAGCGTGGTCACTGTGGGTAACTACGACAACATCATTGATTGGCAGTTCAAAGCCAGTGGCTCCATCAAACCTGCGGTATGTGTCTCATTTCATGctcatattaattattatcagTTTATCACTTTCTTTATTAATAGTCATTTTTAACTTGTACCACATGagtcatattaaaaaaatttttaataacataaataaaaagaatttgcATGGGCATTTGCATCACGTGGTTTTCTTGCAGACCCCAAGAAAAGTTCAGTCCGCATGATAGCTGCTCATATTAGAAATATACCTTAAATAAAGGGATTAAGCCgtacaaaattcaaaagtagagatttaaaattggtttcttttttctttttaaatatattactaGTTGTTAGATCacataatttaatattagatgaagacaaaaaaaaaataaaatttacagccttttggcttttttttccatttttttttgggCAACCCTTTTTGGTATATTCAAGTTAAAAAACACCACTCACTTAACATAATATGAACTTTTTGTAAGCTCTAATTAGTTACATTGTTAATGTTTGCAGATCGCACTGTCGGGTATATTGGAAATCAAGCCAGTGGAGGCTAAGCACAAGAGCGAGATTAAGATAGACGAACACGGAACACTGGTGTCAGCAAACAGCGTGGGAATATACCACGACCACTTCTACATTTACCATCTTGACCTTGACATCGACGGCGTGGAGAACTCTTTTGAGCAGACCAGCTTGAAGACGGTTAGAGTAACAGACGGAAGCTCCAAGAGAAAGAGTTATTGGACCGTTGAGACCAAAACTGCCAACACCGAATCGGACGGCAAGATCACCATCGGTATGGCCCCTGCTGAGCTGGCAGTTGTGAACCCTAACAAGAAGACGGCAGTCGGAAATGACGTGGGGTACCGTCTGATTCCGGGAACGACAGCTCATCCCCTTCTGACGGAGGATGACTACCCACAAATCAGAGGCGCTTTCACAAACCACAATGTTTGGGTCACTCCCTACAACATATCCCAGAAGTGGGCCGGTGGACTCTACGTTGACCAGAGCCGCGGAGAGGACACCTTGGCTGTTTGGACCCAACAGTATATAAGCCTTTTCATTatcattttattcttaatttctcATTATGAATCGATAATCTTACTCCTACTCTGTTCTTTAATTGCAGGAATAGAAATATTAAGAACACGGACATTGTGTTGTGGCACGTAGTGGGAATTCATCACGTTCCGGCTCAAGAAGACTTCCCAATAATGCCATTGTTGAGCACTGGATTTGAGTTGAGGCCAACCAATTTCTTTGAGAGGAATCCGGTTCTTAAGACCCTCTCTCCCAACGATCTTACATGGCCTGGCTGCCCCAAGTAGATGAACAAGCACACGCCAATTGAAGACCTCAATTACCCTGctgtatacatatatttattttgttgtaaTTGAGATGTCGTTTTATTATATTGGATTCTCCCACTTGCCAGTATTGCTTATTCAATGAAAATCTGAATAATTTATTGGCTTATTCAATGAAAATCTGAATAATTTATTGGCTTATTGCAAGTTTAATTTGCAACCTCTTGTACTTGCTTATCATCGTTTAATTTGCTCACATATCCTTCGTGTTTTTTCTTCCCCAGAATTAGTTAGCAACTATATCTTCGTTCTAACTTTATTATAAAAACTAACAGTGGATTTGGAAgaggaggaaaagaagaaaggaagaagaagaacctgtACGAatttggaaaaagaagaagaaagctgaggaggaggaggagaaagaaaaggagGAAGAGTACCTAATTTGAAGAGTTGTTATCTAACAATTTGAATAAACTTAAATAAGTATTTTGTTTAGATACAGCgttttattcattatttttatcttaaattatattttttaaattttaattctaaatcttaATTACTATAATACTATAATAAACTTTAAATTtccccaaaataaaaaataaaaatataattttataataaaaattaattaatattaattgattaaaaattaatttttgattttatattaaccttttttttaaaaaaaattgctatTAGACCTGGAATATATCTATTGGCACCTTTATATATGCCATTGATTAAAAGTAGGAATTTACTTCAGTACCACGGAAAATTTATACGTACcgatacaataaaaatataaaacaattaaaatacgAAATGTAAATTATGTTTttcatattaataattatttttttaaatacatatcatatcaataattttactaaatcgtctttatattttaataaaattaaacaaaattattaattaacatatgttaaatgaaaatcaaattaataattttgtaattaattatttcaataatgtttgttcatcatcataataaatttgaatttttcaaactcatcatttaatttaatcaaaattcaattacttttagttttataattttaaatttaaatcaatttaaaaaattaaaatcaaaatacattttattattcataattgATTCCACCGTCACCGTTGTGTCCCTCCGGAAGATTATTCTCCGGTGTCACCAAGGCAGCATTGGCAGCAGCTCTCGTGATGTTGATGGAGCCGCCATGTGTCTCTTGAATTTGGCCCACAATATTGGAGCTTTGAAGGTGTTGATGGTCACGGCGATCAAAAGGTTCGATTTTTGTAACGACGTTGGAACCATCGTGATGATCGAAGGGAAGATATGACAGGAGATTGTTGAAGCTGAAAGGGGAGACTGAAAAACGATGAAATTTCATACCAATTTCCCactattaaaattatcattgatgGTTATTTGACggctacaaattacaaaaattgctggcctctaacactcttttttttattattcataattgaaccagaataataaaatatattttagttttgatttttaaattgattcaactaaaaaagaatatttaaatttttttataaaaattaaataaaatttattttttaattttattaaaatataaaaataatttagtaaaatcATTGATATAATAtgtacttaaaaaaataattattgatgTGGAAAACATAATTTATATATCGTGTTTTAATTTATCCACATTTTTATTATATCGATACGTATAAATTTATCGTGGTACCGAAACAAACACTTCTTTAGGTGGAGGTATGATTGATAGTTTCTGTCACTTCAATTAACAACAATGCTTTATGGGAATTTCTGAAAGCAAATTCTAGATTGGATCTTCCCCATCTATATTGATTCGTCTTTCGCTTATAGAAATTTTGGAAGGTAATCCAATCCCGTGATTCCAACTTGCCATTGTCTTTATTAGAAAAGGTAAATGAAATCTGAAAGGTCGCTGTATGGGACTCCATACATATTTCTTTGAACACTAAC is part of the Arachis duranensis cultivar V14167 chromosome 1, aradu.V14167.gnm2.J7QH, whole genome shotgun sequence genome and encodes:
- the LOC107464920 gene encoding primary amine oxidase, with protein sequence MASSKKLILLLVLAFLSFEAVVSAVVTPLQFPHPLDPLTKEEITTVQTIVRTKYPTSKNSLTFHYIGLDDPDKTSVLTWEHSMPGAITIPRKSFAIVIINGETHEILIDLTPKIILSDKIHTGHGFPTLSVEEQTAAILLPLSHEPFKESIKKRGLNLSEVVCSTFTVGWYGEDNSKRSLRVDCFMKETTVNIYVRPISELYILVDLDLMKIVEYHDRATRPVPTADNTDYRFSNQQPPFGPKQHSLASHQPQGPGFQIKGHSISWANWKFHIGFDSRAGVVLSLASIYDLEKHKSRRVMYRGFISELFVPYQDPSEDWYFKTFFDAGEFGFGLSTVSMQPNRDCPSHAQFLDVFVHTNDGSPSLLKNAICVFEQYGDIMWRHTETGIPNETILESRSEVNLIVRSVVTVGNYDNIIDWQFKASGSIKPAIALSGILEIKPVEAKHKSEIKIDEHGTLVSANSVGIYHDHFYIYHLDLDIDGVENSFEQTSLKTVRVTDGSSKRKSYWTVETKTANTESDGKITIGMAPAELAVVNPNKKTAVGNDVGYRLIPGTTAHPLLTEDDYPQIRGAFTNHNVWVTPYNISQKWAGGLYVDQSRGEDTLAVWTQQNRNIKNTDIVLWHVVGIHHVPAQEDFPIMPLLSTGFELRPTNFFERNPVLKTLSPNDLTWPGCPK